The Streptomyces sp. NBC_01244 genome contains a region encoding:
- a CDS encoding ATP-dependent DNA helicase gives MTKPSLPDLLHAAVSAVGGTERPGQVAMAEAVAEAIDDNSHRLIQAGTGTGKSLGYLVPALAHGERVVVATATLALQRQLVERDLPRTVEALHPQLRRRPQFAMLKGRSNYLCLHRLHEGAPQDEEEGLFDQFEAATPTSKLGQDLLRLRDWADETETGDRDDLTPGVSDKAWAQISVSSRECLGATKCAYGAECFAEAARERAKLADVVVTNHALLAIDAIEGAPVLPQHEVLIVDEAHELVSRVTGVATGELTPGQVNRAVKRAAKLVDEKTADSLQTASETFERVMELALPGRLEEIPEDLGYALMALRDASRTVISAIGNTRDKSVHDEDAVRKQALAAVESVHGVAERIVAGSEYDVVWYERHDRFGATLRVAPLSVSGLLREKLFADRSVVLTSATLKLGGDFNGVAASMGLSPEGVEGEDVPQWKGLDVGSPFDYPKQGILYVAKHLATPGREGTRGDMMDELAELIEAAGGRTLGLFSSMRGAKAAAEELRGRLENPILLQGEETLGELIKAFAADPKTCLFGTLSLWQGVDVPGPSCQLVIMDRIPFPRPDDPLMSARQKAVEERGGNGFMSVAATHAALLMAQGAGRLVRATGDKGVVAVLDPRLATARYGSFLRATLPDFWYTTDRNQVRRSLAAIDAAAKADEK, from the coding sequence ATGACGAAGCCCTCCCTCCCCGACCTGCTGCACGCCGCCGTCTCCGCCGTCGGCGGCACGGAGCGCCCCGGCCAGGTGGCCATGGCCGAAGCCGTCGCCGAAGCGATCGACGACAACTCCCACCGCCTCATCCAGGCCGGTACCGGCACCGGTAAGTCCCTGGGCTACCTGGTGCCGGCCCTCGCGCACGGCGAGCGCGTGGTCGTGGCCACGGCGACGCTGGCCCTCCAGCGCCAGCTCGTCGAGCGCGACCTGCCCCGGACGGTGGAGGCGCTGCATCCGCAGCTCCGCCGCCGCCCGCAGTTCGCCATGCTCAAGGGCCGCTCCAACTACCTGTGTCTGCACCGTCTGCACGAGGGCGCCCCGCAGGACGAGGAGGAGGGCCTCTTCGACCAGTTCGAGGCGGCCACCCCGACCAGCAAACTGGGGCAGGACCTGCTGCGGCTGCGCGACTGGGCGGACGAGACCGAGACGGGCGACCGCGACGACCTCACCCCGGGCGTCTCCGACAAGGCGTGGGCGCAGATCTCCGTCTCCTCCCGGGAATGCCTGGGCGCGACGAAGTGCGCGTACGGCGCGGAGTGCTTCGCCGAGGCCGCCCGCGAGCGGGCCAAGCTCGCGGACGTGGTCGTCACCAACCACGCCCTCCTCGCCATCGACGCGATCGAGGGCGCCCCGGTGCTCCCGCAGCACGAGGTGCTGATCGTCGACGAGGCCCACGAGCTGGTGTCCCGGGTGACCGGGGTCGCCACGGGAGAGCTCACCCCCGGCCAGGTCAACCGTGCCGTGAAGCGTGCGGCCAAGCTGGTCGACGAGAAGACGGCCGACTCCCTGCAGACCGCGTCCGAGACCTTCGAGCGAGTCATGGAGCTGGCCCTCCCCGGCCGGCTGGAGGAGATCCCCGAGGACCTCGGCTACGCGCTGATGGCCCTGCGGGACGCCTCGCGCACCGTGATCTCGGCGATCGGCAACACGCGCGACAAGTCCGTCCACGACGAGGACGCCGTCCGAAAGCAGGCGCTGGCCGCGGTGGAGAGCGTGCACGGGGTGGCGGAGCGGATCGTGGCCGGCTCCGAGTACGACGTCGTCTGGTACGAACGCCACGACCGGTTCGGCGCCACCCTCAGGGTCGCTCCGCTCTCGGTGTCCGGCTTGCTGCGCGAGAAGCTGTTCGCGGACCGCTCCGTGGTCCTGACCTCGGCGACCCTCAAGCTCGGCGGCGACTTCAACGGGGTCGCGGCGTCGATGGGACTGTCCCCGGAGGGCGTCGAGGGCGAGGACGTGCCGCAGTGGAAGGGCCTCGACGTCGGCTCGCCCTTCGACTATCCCAAGCAGGGCATCCTCTATGTCGCCAAGCACCTGGCGACCCCCGGCCGCGAGGGCACCCGCGGCGACATGATGGACGAGCTCGCGGAGCTGATCGAGGCGGCGGGCGGCCGCACCCTCGGACTGTTCTCCTCCATGCGCGGGGCGAAGGCCGCCGCCGAGGAACTGCGCGGCCGGCTCGAGAACCCGATCCTGCTCCAGGGCGAGGAGACGCTCGGCGAGCTGATCAAGGCCTTCGCCGCCGACCCGAAGACCTGCCTGTTCGGGACCCTGTCGCTGTGGCAGGGCGTGGACGTGCCGGGGCCCAGCTGTCAGCTGGTGATCATGGACAGGATTCCGTTCCCGCGTCCCGACGACCCGCTGATGAGCGCCCGGCAGAAGGCGGTCGAGGAGCGCGGCGGGAACGGCTTCATGTCCGTCGCGGCGACCCACGCGGCCCTGCTCATGGCCCAGGGTGCGGGCCGTCTCGTACGGGCCACCGGAGACAAGGGCGTCGTAGCGGTCCTGGACCCCCGGCTGGCCACGGCCCGGTACGGGAGCTTCCTGCGGGCCACACTGCCGGACTTCTGGTACACGACGGACCGCAATCAGGTCCGTCGCTCGCTCGCCGCGATCGACGCCGCGGCGAAGGCCGACGAGAAGTAG
- the lexA gene encoding transcriptional repressor LexA: MTTTADSATITAQNRSQSRLEPVHAMNDASLNPEAEPVRPARSLPGRPPGIRADSSGLTDRQRRVIEVIRDSVQRRGYPPSMREIGQAVGLSSTSSVAHQLMALERKGFLRRDPHRPRAYEVRGSDQPSSQPTDTTGKPAASYVPLVGRIAAGGPILAEESVEDVFPLPRQLVGDGELFCLKVVGDSMIEAAICDGDWVTVRRQPVAENGDIVAAMLDGEATVKRFKREDGHVWLLPHNAAYQPIPGDEATILGKVVAVLRRL; the protein is encoded by the coding sequence GTGACCACCACCGCAGACAGTGCCACCATCACTGCCCAGAACCGCTCCCAGAGCCGACTTGAGCCGGTGCATGCCATGAATGACGCAAGTCTGAACCCGGAGGCGGAGCCCGTACGCCCCGCACGCTCGCTGCCAGGGCGGCCTCCAGGCATCCGCGCCGACAGTTCCGGGCTCACGGACCGGCAGCGGAGGGTCATCGAGGTCATTCGCGACTCGGTGCAGCGGCGCGGCTACCCGCCGTCGATGCGGGAGATCGGCCAGGCGGTCGGCCTGTCCAGCACCTCTTCGGTCGCGCACCAGCTGATGGCCCTGGAGCGCAAGGGCTTCCTGCGCCGCGACCCCCACCGCCCCCGGGCGTACGAGGTGCGCGGCTCCGACCAGCCCAGCTCGCAGCCCACGGACACCACGGGCAAGCCCGCGGCCTCGTACGTGCCGCTGGTCGGCCGGATCGCGGCCGGTGGCCCCATCCTCGCCGAGGAGTCGGTGGAGGACGTCTTCCCCCTCCCCCGCCAGCTCGTCGGCGACGGCGAGCTGTTCTGCCTCAAGGTCGTCGGCGATTCGATGATCGAGGCCGCGATCTGTGACGGCGACTGGGTCACGGTCCGTCGCCAGCCGGTCGCGGAGAACGGCGACATCGTCGCCGCCATGCTCGACGGCGAGGCCACGGTCAAGCGCTTCAAGCGCGAGGACGGCCATGTCTGGCTGCTCCCGCACAACGCCGCCTACCAGCCGATCCCCGGCGACGAGGCCACCATCCTCGGTAAGGTCGTGGCCGTACTGCGCCGGCTCTGA
- the nrdR gene encoding transcriptional regulator NrdR, with translation MHCPFCRHPDSRVVDSRTTDDGTSIRRRRQCPDCSRRFTTVETASLMVIKRSGVTEPFSRTKVISGVRKACQGRPVTEDALAKLGQRVEEALRATGSAELTTHDVGLAILGPLQDLDLVAYLRFASVYKAFDTLEDFETAIAELRVPRPHEECEPGGTVPVPVPASAAD, from the coding sequence ATGCACTGCCCCTTCTGCAGGCACCCCGACAGCCGTGTCGTCGACAGTCGCACCACCGACGACGGCACGTCGATCCGCCGGCGCCGCCAGTGCCCCGACTGCTCCCGTCGCTTCACGACGGTGGAGACGGCCTCGCTGATGGTGATCAAGCGCAGCGGGGTGACGGAACCCTTCAGCCGTACCAAGGTCATCTCCGGCGTGCGCAAGGCGTGCCAGGGGCGGCCGGTCACCGAGGACGCCCTCGCCAAACTCGGCCAGCGGGTCGAGGAGGCGCTGCGCGCCACCGGGAGCGCCGAGCTGACCACCCACGACGTGGGTCTGGCCATACTCGGCCCGTTGCAGGACCTCGACTTGGTCGCGTACCTCCGGTTCGCGTCCGTTTACAAGGCGTTCGACACACTCGAAGACTTCGAGACCGCCATCGCGGAACTCCGCGTGCCGCGGCCTCATGAAGAGTGCGAGCCCGGTGGGACCGTTCCGGTCCCCGTGCCCGCCTCCGCCGCCGACTGA